A region of Staphylococcus sp. IVB6181 DNA encodes the following proteins:
- a CDS encoding type Z 30S ribosomal protein S14: MAKKSMVAKQAKKQKFPVREYTRCERCGRPHSVYRKFKLCRICFRELAYKGQIPGVRKASW; encoded by the coding sequence GTGGCTAAAAAATCAATGGTTGCAAAACAAGCTAAAAAGCAAAAATTCCCAGTTCGCGAATATACTCGCTGTGAACGCTGTGGCCGTCCACATTCTGTATACCGCAAATTTAAATTATGCCGTATCTGTTTCCGTGAATTAGCTTACAAAGGCCAAATCCCTGGCGTTCGTAAAGCTAGCTGGTAA
- the rpsH gene encoding 30S ribosomal protein S8: protein MTMSDPIADMLTRVRNANMVRHEKIELPASNIKKQIAEILKSEGFIKNVEFVEDDKQGVLRLFLKYGQNNERVITGLKRISKPGLRVYAKAEEVPKVLNGLGIALVSTSEGILTDKEARKRNVGGEVLAYVW, encoded by the coding sequence ATGACAATGTCAGATCCAATCGCAGATATGCTAACTCGTGTAAGAAACGCAAACATGGTGCGTCATGAAAAAATCGAGTTGCCTGCGTCAAATATCAAAAAACAAATCGCTGAAATCCTTAAAAGTGAAGGTTTCATCAAAAACGTTGAGTTCGTAGAAGACGATAAACAAGGTGTTTTACGTTTGTTCCTTAAATATGGTCAAAACAACGAACGCGTTATCACAGGCTTAAAACGTATTTCTAAACCAGGTTTACGTGTTTACGCTAAAGCTGAAGAAGTACCTAAAGTATTAAACGGTTTAGGTATTGCATTAGTTTCAACTTCTGAAGGTATTTTAACTGATAAAGAAGCAAGAAAACGTAACGTAGGCGGAGAAGTACTAGCATACGTTTGGTAA
- the rplE gene encoding 50S ribosomal protein L5, which produces MSRLKEKFNTEVTENLMKEFNYSSVMEVPKIDKIVVNMGVGDAVQNSKVLDNAVEELTLITGQKPLITKAKKSVATFRLREGMPIGAKVTLRGERMYEFLDKLISVSLPRVRDFHGVSKKAFDGRGNYTLGIKEQLIFPEIDYDKVSKVRGMDIVIVTTANTDEEARELLTQFGMPFQK; this is translated from the coding sequence TTGAGCCGTTTAAAAGAAAAATTCAATACTGAAGTTACTGAGAACTTAATGAAAGAATTCAATTACAGTTCAGTAATGGAAGTACCTAAAATCGATAAAATCGTTGTGAACATGGGTGTAGGTGACGCAGTTCAAAACTCTAAAGTATTAGACAATGCTGTTGAAGAGTTAACTTTAATCACTGGTCAAAAACCATTAATCACAAAAGCTAAAAAATCAGTAGCAACATTCCGTTTACGTGAAGGTATGCCAATCGGAGCAAAAGTTACACTTCGCGGTGAAAGAATGTATGAATTCCTAGATAAATTGATCTCAGTATCATTACCACGTGTACGTGACTTCCACGGTGTTTCTAAGAAAGCATTTGATGGACGCGGCAACTACACATTAGGTATTAAAGAACAATTAATTTTCCCAGAAATCGATTATGATAAAGTAAGTAAAGTAAGAGGAATGGATATCGTTATTGTTACAACTGCTAACACAGACGAAGAAGCTCGTGAATTGTTAACTCAATTCGGTATGCCATTTCAAAAGTAA
- a CDS encoding NADPH-dependent FMN reductase, which translates to MKNIGFISGSLREASYNKAIINSMLEAAPEDWNTYIIDYKDLPVYNFDIEGENEPEAVTAFREKIRESDGVIIVSPEYNSGIPGGLKNAIDWASRSRTPDEKPPLIWKPFAVAGGSPGSIGTALGQMQIRQSLLAMNAHAMTGPKFIVGKVHEKVNTDTMRLEDERTLKRVPSFLKAFDTWVDHFKN; encoded by the coding sequence ATGAAAAACATTGGATTTATTTCTGGAAGTTTGCGAGAAGCTTCATATAACAAGGCAATTATTAATTCCATGTTAGAAGCTGCACCAGAGGATTGGAATACTTACATTATTGATTATAAAGACTTGCCTGTTTATAACTTTGATATTGAAGGCGAAAATGAACCTGAAGCAGTCACAGCATTCAGAGAGAAAATTAGAGAAAGCGACGGCGTCATTATCGTAAGCCCTGAATACAACTCTGGTATTCCCGGCGGTTTGAAAAATGCGATTGATTGGGCATCACGTTCTAGAACACCGGATGAAAAGCCGCCATTAATATGGAAACCTTTCGCAGTAGCTGGAGGTTCACCAGGTTCTATCGGTACTGCACTGGGACAAATGCAAATCAGACAATCATTGCTTGCTATGAATGCACATGCTATGACGGGTCCTAAGTTTATAGTCGGAAAAGTACATGAAAAAGTGAACACAGATACAATGCGCTTAGAAGATGAACGTACATTAAAACGTGTTCCTTCCTTCTTAAAGGCTTTTGATACTTGGGTAGATCATTTCAAAAATTAA
- the rplF gene encoding 50S ribosomal protein L6 — protein MSRVGKKIIEIPSDVTVDIKSNVITVKGPKGELTRTFDDNMTYKQEDNTLEVVRPSDSQKDRTVHGTTRALINNMVQGVSKGYEKTLEMIGVGYRAQLQGKNLVLNVGYSHPVEFIPEEGITFTVEKNTTVKVEGISKEQVGATASKIRAVRPPEPYKGKGIRYQGEYVRRKEGKTGK, from the coding sequence ATGAGCCGTGTAGGTAAGAAAATCATTGAAATTCCTAGTGATGTAACAGTAGACATCAAAAGTAATGTTATTACAGTTAAAGGTCCTAAAGGCGAATTAACTAGAACTTTTGACGATAACATGACTTATAAACAAGAAGACAACACATTAGAAGTTGTTCGTCCATCTGATTCTCAAAAAGACAGAACAGTTCACGGAACAACTCGTGCGTTAATTAACAATATGGTACAAGGTGTTTCTAAAGGCTACGAAAAAACTTTAGAAATGATCGGTGTAGGTTACCGTGCACAATTGCAAGGTAAAAACTTAGTTCTTAACGTTGGTTACTCTCACCCAGTTGAATTCATTCCAGAAGAAGGAATCACATTCACAGTTGAGAAAAACACAACAGTTAAAGTAGAAGGTATTTCTAAAGAACAAGTTGGTGCTACAGCTTCTAAAATTCGTGCCGTAAGACCACCAGAACCTTATAAAGGTAAAGGTATCCGTTACCAAGGCGAATATGTTCGTCGTAAAGAAGGTAAAACTGGTAAATAA
- the rpsQ gene encoding 30S ribosomal protein S17 gives MSERNDRKVYVGRVVSDKMDKTVTVLVETYKTHKLYGKRVKYSKKYKTHDENNSAKLGDIVKIQETRPLSATKRFRLVEIVEESVII, from the coding sequence GTGAGCGAAAGAAATGATCGTAAAGTTTATGTAGGTAGAGTCGTATCAGACAAAATGGACAAAACTGTAACTGTACTTGTAGAGACTTACAAAACTCATAAATTATATGGTAAACGAGTAAAATATTCTAAAAAATATAAAACTCATGATGAAAACAATTCAGCTAAATTAGGAGACATCGTTAAGATTCAAGAAACTCGTCCTTTATCAGCAACAAAACGTTTTCGTTTAGTAGAAATTGTTGAAGAATCAGTAATTATTTAA
- the rplW gene encoding 50S ribosomal protein L23, which translates to MEARDVLKRPVITEKSSEAMAEDKYTFDVDTRANKTQVKIAVEEIFDVKVTNVNIINYEPKKKRMGRYQGYTNKRRKAIVTLKEGSIDLFN; encoded by the coding sequence ATGGAAGCAAGAGACGTTCTTAAGCGCCCCGTAATCACAGAAAAATCTTCAGAAGCAATGGCTGAAGACAAATACACTTTTGATGTAGATACTCGTGCGAACAAAACACAAGTCAAAATTGCAGTTGAAGAAATCTTCGATGTTAAAGTAACTAACGTTAACATCATCAACTATGAACCTAAGAAAAAACGTATGGGCCGTTACCAAGGCTATACAAACAAACGACGCAAAGCGATCGTAACTTTAAAAGAAGGATCAATCGATCTATTCAACTAA
- the rplB gene encoding 50S ribosomal protein L2 translates to MALKHYKPITNGRRNMTSLDFAEITKTTPEKSLLQPLPKRAGRNNQGKLTVRHHGGGHKRQYRVIDFKRNKDGIPAKVDSIQYDPNRSANIALLVYADGEKRYIIAPKGLVVGQTIENGEEADIKVGNALPLANIPVGTIIHNIELKPGRGGQIARSAGASAQVLGKEGKYVLVRLRSGEVRMILSTCRATVGQVGNIQHELVNVGKAGRSRWKGIRPTVRGSVMNPNDHPHGGGEGRAPIGMPSPMSPWGKPTLGKKTRRGKKSSDKLIVRKRKRK, encoded by the coding sequence ATGGCTCTTAAACATTATAAGCCAATTACAAATGGTCGTCGTAATATGACTTCATTGGATTTCGCTGAAATCACTAAAACGACTCCAGAAAAGTCATTATTACAACCGCTACCGAAAAGAGCGGGACGCAACAACCAAGGTAAATTGACAGTACGCCATCATGGCGGCGGACACAAACGTCAATACCGTGTTATTGATTTCAAACGTAACAAAGATGGAATCCCAGCAAAAGTTGATTCTATCCAATATGATCCAAACCGTTCAGCTAACATCGCATTGTTAGTATATGCAGATGGTGAAAAACGCTACATCATCGCTCCTAAAGGTTTGGTTGTAGGACAAACAATCGAAAATGGTGAAGAAGCTGACATTAAAGTAGGTAACGCTTTACCATTAGCAAATATCCCAGTGGGTACTATCATCCACAATATCGAATTAAAACCTGGCCGCGGTGGACAAATCGCTCGTTCAGCAGGTGCAAGTGCACAAGTACTTGGTAAAGAAGGTAAATACGTATTAGTAAGACTTCGCTCAGGTGAAGTTCGTATGATTCTTTCAACTTGCCGTGCTACAGTAGGTCAAGTTGGTAACATTCAACATGAACTTGTTAACGTTGGTAAAGCCGGACGTTCACGTTGGAAAGGTATTCGTCCAACAGTTCGTGGTTCTGTAATGAACCCTAACGATCACCCTCACGGCGGTGGTGAAGGTCGTGCTCCAATCGGTATGCCATCACCAATGTCACCATGGGGTAAACCTACGCTTGGAAAGAAAACGCGTCGCGGTAAAAAATCATCAGATAAACTTATCGTACGTAAACGTAAAAGAAAATAA
- the rpsJ gene encoding 30S ribosomal protein S10 — MAKQKIRIRLKAYDHRVIDQSAEKIVETAKRSGAEVSGPIPLPTEKSIYTIIRAVHKYKDSREQFEQRTHKRLIDIVNPTPKTVDALMGLNLPSGVDIEIKL; from the coding sequence ATGGCAAAACAAAAAATCAGAATCAGATTAAAAGCTTATGATCACAGAGTAATTGATCAATCAGCTGAGAAAATTGTTGAAACAGCAAAACGTTCTGGTGCAGAAGTTTCTGGACCAATTCCATTACCAACTGAAAAATCAATTTACACTATCATCCGTGCGGTGCATAAGTACAAAGATTCTCGTGAACAATTCGAACAACGTACTCACAAGCGTTTAATCGACATTGTAAACCCTACACCAAAAACTGTTGACGCTCTTATGGGCTTAAACTTACCATCAGGTGTAGACATCGAAATTAAATTATAA
- the rplP gene encoding 50S ribosomal protein L16: MLLPKRVKYRRQHRPKTTGRSKGGNFVTFGEYGLQAITTSWITSRQIESARIAMTRYMKRGGKVWIKIFPHTPYTKKPLEVRMGAGKGAVEGWIAVVKPGRILFEVAGVSEEVAREALRLASHKLPVKTKFVKREELGGESNES; encoded by the coding sequence ATGTTGCTACCAAAACGCGTTAAATATCGTCGTCAACATCGTCCAAAAACTACAGGACGTTCTAAAGGCGGTAACTTTGTAACATTTGGTGAGTATGGTTTACAAGCAATCACAACGTCTTGGATCACATCTCGTCAAATCGAATCTGCTCGTATTGCGATGACTCGTTATATGAAACGTGGCGGGAAAGTTTGGATTAAAATCTTCCCTCATACACCTTATACTAAAAAACCTTTAGAAGTACGTATGGGTGCTGGTAAAGGTGCAGTAGAAGGCTGGATCGCAGTAGTTAAACCAGGTAGAATCTTATTTGAAGTTGCAGGCGTGTCAGAAGAAGTTGCACGTGAAGCATTACGTTTAGCAAGTCACAAACTTCCAGTTAAAACTAAGTTTGTAAAACGTGAAGAATTGGGTGGTGAATCAAATGAAAGCTAA
- the rplD gene encoding 50S ribosomal protein L4, whose protein sequence is MANYDVLKVDGSKAGSVELSDAVFAIEPNKDVLFEAINLQRASLRQGTHSVKNRSAVRGGGRKPWRQKGTGRARQGTIRAPQWRGGGIVFGPTPRSYAYKMPKKMRRLALRSALSFKVQENEFKIVDAFGLEAPKTKEFTKVLSNLELPKKVLVVTESEDVNVELSARNIPGVQITTVTGLNVLDITSADSVLITEAAAKKVEEVLG, encoded by the coding sequence ATGGCAAATTATGATGTATTAAAAGTAGACGGATCAAAAGCAGGTTCAGTTGAATTAAGCGATGCTGTATTCGCTATTGAACCAAACAAAGATGTTCTTTTCGAAGCAATTAACTTACAACGTGCTTCATTACGCCAAGGTACTCATTCTGTTAAGAATCGTTCAGCAGTACGCGGCGGTGGACGCAAACCATGGAGACAAAAAGGTACAGGACGTGCGCGTCAAGGTACTATCCGTGCTCCGCAATGGCGTGGCGGCGGTATCGTATTCGGACCGACTCCAAGAAGCTATGCATACAAAATGCCTAAGAAAATGCGTCGTTTAGCATTACGTTCTGCATTATCTTTCAAAGTACAAGAAAATGAATTCAAAATTGTTGACGCTTTCGGTTTAGAAGCTCCAAAAACAAAAGAATTCACTAAAGTTTTATCAAACTTAGAATTACCTAAGAAAGTTTTAGTTGTAACTGAATCAGAAGATGTAAATGTTGAATTATCAGCACGCAACATCCCTGGTGTTCAAATCACAACTGTAACTGGATTAAACGTATTAGACATCACTAGCGCTGACAGTGTATTAATTACAGAAGCAGCTGCTAAAAAAGTTGAGGAGGTGCTCGGATAA
- a CDS encoding glucose 1-dehydrogenase, with protein sequence MYQDLEGKVVIITGSGSGIGKTYAEAFGKAKAKVVLNYRSSKHEQELEELKKEIENNGGKAIAVQGDVAVEEDVINLVNQAVEQFGTLDIMINNAGFEKPIPSHEMSVDEFKKVIDINLTGAFIGSREAVKYFLKEDKKGVILNTSSVHDTIPWPYYVNYAASKGGLKKMMETMSMEYAQYGIRINNISPGAIVTEHTKEKFSDPETREETLAMIPAKEIGNTDQVANVALFLASDVSSYVHGTTIYVDGGMTNYPAFMGGKG encoded by the coding sequence ATGTATCAAGATTTAGAAGGTAAAGTAGTAATTATCACAGGCAGCGGCAGTGGTATCGGAAAAACTTACGCTGAAGCATTCGGTAAAGCCAAAGCTAAAGTTGTCTTAAACTATCGTTCATCAAAACACGAACAAGAGCTTGAAGAGTTGAAAAAAGAAATCGAAAACAACGGCGGAAAAGCAATAGCTGTACAAGGTGATGTAGCAGTAGAAGAAGATGTAATTAACCTAGTCAATCAAGCAGTCGAACAATTCGGCACTTTAGATATTATGATTAATAACGCTGGTTTTGAAAAACCGATTCCATCACACGAAATGTCAGTAGATGAGTTCAAAAAAGTCATCGACATTAACTTAACAGGTGCTTTCATCGGTTCAAGAGAAGCCGTGAAATACTTCCTTAAAGAAGATAAAAAAGGTGTTATTTTAAATACTTCAAGTGTTCATGATACCATTCCTTGGCCATATTACGTGAACTATGCAGCAAGTAAAGGCGGCCTTAAGAAAATGATGGAAACAATGTCTATGGAATATGCACAATACGGTATCCGTATTAATAATATTTCACCAGGTGCCATCGTAACTGAACACACGAAAGAGAAATTCTCAGACCCTGAAACACGCGAAGAAACATTAGCAATGATTCCAGCAAAAGAAATCGGCAATACTGATCAAGTCGCAAACGTTGCCCTCTTCTTAGCTTCAGATGTTTCAAGCTATGTTCATGGTACAACAATATATGTTGACGGCGGTATGACAAACTACCCTGCTTTCAT
- the rpsC gene encoding 30S ribosomal protein S3, whose amino-acid sequence MGQKINPIGLRVGVIRDWDAKWYAEKDFSTLLHEDLRIRKFIDNELKEASVSHVEIERAANRINIVIHTGKPGMVIGKGGSEIEKLRNKLNNLTNKHVHINVIEIKKVDLDARLVAENIARQLENRASFRRVQKQAISRAMKLGALGVKTQVSGRLGGADIARAEQYSEGTVPLHTLRADIDYAHAEADTTYGKLGVKVWIYRGEVLPTKNNSEGGK is encoded by the coding sequence GTGGGTCAAAAAATTAATCCAATCGGACTTCGTGTTGGTGTCATCCGTGATTGGGATGCAAAATGGTATGCTGAGAAAGATTTCTCAACTTTACTACACGAAGATTTAAGAATCCGTAAGTTCATCGATAACGAATTAAAAGAAGCGTCAGTTTCTCACGTAGAAATCGAACGTGCTGCTAACCGCATCAACATCGTAATCCACACTGGTAAACCAGGTATGGTAATTGGTAAAGGCGGTTCAGAAATTGAAAAACTTCGTAACAAATTAAACAATTTAACAAACAAACATGTACACATTAACGTGATTGAAATCAAAAAAGTTGATTTAGATGCTCGCTTAGTTGCTGAGAACATCGCACGTCAATTAGAAAACCGTGCTTCATTCCGTCGTGTACAAAAACAAGCTATTTCAAGAGCTATGAAACTAGGAGCTTTAGGTGTTAAAACTCAAGTTTCAGGTCGTTTAGGCGGAGCTGATATCGCTCGTGCTGAACAATATTCAGAAGGAACTGTTCCACTTCACACATTACGTGCTGACATTGATTACGCACATGCTGAAGCTGATACAACATACGGTAAACTTGGTGTTAAAGTATGGATCTATCGTGGAGAAGTTCTTCCTACTAAGAACAATAGTGAAGGAGGAAAATAA
- the rplR gene encoding 50S ribosomal protein L18, which translates to MISKIDKNKVRLKRHARVRTNLSGTSEKPRLNVYRSNKHIYAQIIDDSKGVTLAQASTQDKDFENETGSKVELSAKVGEAIAKKAVDKGITAIVFDRGGYLYHGRVKALADAARENGLEF; encoded by the coding sequence ATGATCAGCAAAATTGATAAAAATAAAGTACGCTTAAAAAGACATGCACGTGTACGTACGAACTTATCAGGTACATCTGAAAAACCTCGTTTAAACGTATATCGTTCAAACAAACACATCTATGCACAAATCATTGATGATTCAAAAGGCGTCACTTTAGCTCAAGCATCAACTCAAGATAAAGATTTCGAAAACGAAACTGGTTCAAAAGTTGAATTATCTGCCAAAGTGGGCGAAGCAATCGCTAAAAAAGCAGTTGATAAAGGTATCACTGCAATCGTCTTCGACCGTGGAGGTTACTTATACCATGGACGTGTTAAAGCATTAGCAGATGCAGCACGTGAAAATGGCTTAGAATTTTAA
- the rplN gene encoding 50S ribosomal protein L14, with amino-acid sequence MIQQETRLKVADNSGAREVLTIKVLGGSGRKTANIGDVIVCTVKNATPGGVVKKGEVVKAVVVRTKSGVRRKDGSYIKFDENACVVIRDDKSPRGTRIFGPVARELRDSNYMKIISLAPEVL; translated from the coding sequence ATGATCCAACAAGAGACACGCTTGAAAGTAGCTGACAACTCAGGTGCTCGTGAAGTTCTTACAATTAAAGTATTAGGCGGATCTGGTCGCAAAACAGCGAACATCGGCGACGTAATTGTGTGTACTGTTAAAAATGCTACACCAGGAGGCGTTGTTAAAAAAGGTGAAGTTGTTAAAGCTGTTGTTGTACGTACTAAATCAGGAGTACGTCGTAAAGACGGTTCTTACATCAAATTTGATGAAAATGCATGTGTAGTTATTCGTGACGACAAGAGTCCACGCGGAACTCGTATCTTCGGACCAGTTGCACGTGAATTACGTGATAGCAACTACATGAAAATTATTTCATTAGCACCAGAAGTACTATAA
- the rplX gene encoding 50S ribosomal protein L24 — protein MHIKKGDNVIVISGKDKGKTGVVQATEPKKDRVVVEGVNIIKKHQKPTQFNPEGGILETEAAIHVSNVQLLDPKTNEPTRVGYKFVDGKKVRIAKKSGEEIKSNN, from the coding sequence ATGCATATCAAGAAAGGTGACAACGTAATCGTTATCTCAGGTAAAGATAAAGGTAAAACAGGTGTTGTACAAGCAACAGAACCTAAAAAAGACCGTGTCGTTGTGGAAGGTGTCAACATCATTAAAAAGCACCAAAAACCGACTCAATTTAACCCAGAAGGTGGAATCTTAGAAACTGAAGCAGCAATTCATGTTTCTAACGTACAATTATTGGACCCTAAAACAAATGAACCAACTCGTGTAGGTTACAAATTTGTTGATGGTAAAAAAGTTCGTATCGCTAAAAAATCAGGCGAAGAAATCAAATCTAATAATTAA
- the rpsS gene encoding 30S ribosomal protein S19, translated as MARSIKKGPFVDDHLMKKVEAQEGNQKKTVIKTWSRRSTIFPNFIGITFAVYDGRKHVPVYVTEDMVGHKLGEFAPTRTFKGHAVDDKKTRR; from the coding sequence ATGGCTCGTAGTATTAAAAAAGGACCTTTCGTCGACGATCACTTGATGAAAAAAGTGGAAGCTCAGGAAGGTAATCAGAAAAAAACAGTGATTAAAACTTGGTCACGTCGTTCAACTATTTTCCCTAACTTCATCGGTATTACATTTGCAGTATACGATGGACGTAAACATGTACCTGTTTATGTAACTGAAGATATGGTTGGCCACAAATTAGGTGAATTTGCTCCAACACGTACTTTCAAAGGACATGCTGTAGACGACAAGAAAACAAGAAGATAA
- the rpmC gene encoding 50S ribosomal protein L29 translates to MKAKEIRDLTTSEIEEQIKSSKEELFNLRFQLATGQLEETARIRTVRKTIARLKTVAREREIEQSKANQY, encoded by the coding sequence ATGAAAGCTAAGGAAATTAGAGACTTAACCACTTCAGAAATCGAAGAACAAATCAAATCTTCAAAAGAAGAACTTTTTAACCTACGCTTTCAGTTAGCTACAGGACAATTAGAGGAAACTGCACGAATTCGTACAGTGAGAAAAACAATCGCACGTCTAAAAACTGTTGCTCGTGAAAGAGAAATTGAACAAAGTAAGGCTAATCAATATTAA
- the rplV gene encoding 50S ribosomal protein L22 has product MEAKAVARTIRIAPRKVRLVLDLIRGKNVGEAVAILKLTNKASSPVVEKLLMSALANAEHNYDMNTDELVVKEAYANEGPTLKRFRPRAQGRASAINKRTSHITIVVSDGKEEAKEA; this is encoded by the coding sequence ATGGAAGCAAAAGCGGTTGCTAGAACTATCAGAATCGCACCTCGTAAAGTCAGATTAGTATTAGACTTAATCAGAGGCAAAAACGTTGGTGAAGCTGTTGCCATTTTAAAATTAACTAACAAAGCATCATCACCAGTTGTTGAAAAATTATTAATGTCCGCTTTAGCTAATGCAGAGCACAACTATGACATGAATACAGATGAATTAGTTGTTAAAGAAGCATATGCTAACGAAGGACCAACTTTAAAACGTTTCCGTCCACGTGCTCAAGGACGTGCAAGTGCAATTAACAAACGTACAAGCCACATTACAATTGTCGTAAGTGACGGCAAAGAAGAAGCTAAAGAAGCTTAA
- a CDS encoding GRP family sugar transporter — translation MELLDILIALLPALFWGSVVLINVSIGGGPYNQIRGTTLGALIVGIIVLFTGNTSFNPIVIFVGIVSGAFWALGQGNQLRSVQIIGVSRTMPISTGMQLVGTTLFSAIFLGEWSTGTQVVLGLIAMVLLVGGIALTSLKAKHEAADNSGSIAKAFPILLISTLGYVVYVVIAQIFNVNGLQALFFQSIGMAIGGFLLSMKHETSVKYTLWNIIPGVVWAIGNLFLFYSQPKVGVATSFSFSQLLVIVSTLGGIFLLKEKKDKRQMIGIWSGIALIIIASIILGQLKA, via the coding sequence GTGGAATTGTTGGATATACTCATTGCACTGTTGCCTGCATTATTTTGGGGCAGCGTTGTACTGATTAACGTCTCTATCGGTGGCGGTCCCTATAACCAAATCCGAGGTACGACACTGGGTGCGTTAATCGTAGGTATTATCGTATTGTTCACAGGTAATACTTCCTTTAACCCTATTGTTATTTTCGTAGGTATTGTATCTGGTGCCTTTTGGGCATTAGGTCAGGGTAATCAATTAAGATCCGTACAGATTATCGGCGTTTCAAGAACTATGCCTATTTCAACCGGAATGCAATTAGTCGGAACTACTTTGTTCAGTGCCATCTTCCTTGGTGAGTGGAGCACAGGTACACAAGTTGTTCTAGGGCTTATTGCTATGGTGCTGTTAGTAGGCGGTATTGCATTAACATCATTGAAAGCTAAGCACGAAGCAGCGGATAATTCTGGTTCAATCGCTAAAGCATTCCCTATTCTCTTAATTTCTACATTAGGGTATGTCGTTTATGTTGTGATTGCCCAAATTTTTAATGTTAACGGGCTGCAAGCTCTATTCTTCCAATCTATCGGAATGGCAATCGGAGGTTTCTTGCTATCAATGAAACACGAAACTTCTGTGAAGTATACATTATGGAATATCATTCCGGGTGTAGTTTGGGCGATAGGTAATTTATTCCTATTCTATTCACAACCAAAAGTCGGAGTTGCGACCAGCTTCTCTTTCTCACAATTACTTGTTATTGTTTCTACACTCGGCGGAATATTCTTATTGAAAGAGAAGAAAGACAAACGTCAAATGATCGGTATATGGTCTGGTATAGCTTTGATCATTATCGCATCTATTATTCTAGGTCAGCTTAAAGCCTAA
- the rplC gene encoding 50S ribosomal protein L3, translated as MTKGILGRKIGMTQVFGENGDLIPVTVVEAGQNVVLQKKTEEVDGYNAIQVGFEDKQAYKKDSKSNKYASKPAEGHAKKADTAPKRFIREFRNINVDEYEVGQEVSVDTFEAGDIIDVTGVSKGKGFQGNIKRHGHGRGPMAHGSHFHRAPGSVGMASDASKVFKGHKMPGRMGGNTVTVQNLEVVQIDAENNVILVKGNVPGPKKGLVEIKTSIKKGNK; from the coding sequence ATGACCAAAGGAATCTTAGGAAGAAAAATCGGGATGACACAAGTATTCGGTGAAAACGGAGACTTAATCCCAGTAACTGTAGTAGAAGCAGGACAAAACGTAGTATTACAAAAGAAAACTGAAGAGGTAGACGGTTACAACGCTATCCAAGTAGGTTTTGAAGACAAACAAGCATACAAAAAAGACAGCAAGTCTAATAAATATGCGAGCAAACCAGCTGAAGGTCACGCTAAAAAAGCTGACACAGCACCTAAGCGCTTCATTCGTGAATTCAGAAACATCAATGTTGATGAATACGAAGTAGGTCAAGAAGTCTCAGTAGATACATTTGAAGCTGGCGACATCATTGACGTAACTGGAGTATCTAAAGGTAAAGGTTTCCAAGGTAACATTAAACGTCATGGACATGGTCGCGGACCAATGGCTCACGGTTCTCATTTCCACAGAGCACCTGGTTCAGTAGGTATGGCGTCTGACGCATCTAAAGTATTTAAAGGTCACAAAATGCCTGGTCGTATGGGCGGCAACACAGTGACTGTACAAAACTTAGAAGTTGTACAAATCGACGCTGAAAACAACGTTATCTTAGTTAAAGGTAATGTGCCTGGTCCTAAAAAAGGATTAGTAGAAATCAAAACTTCAATTAAAAAAGGTAATAAATAA